From Pirellulales bacterium, the proteins below share one genomic window:
- a CDS encoding thioesterase family protein → MKETLLPGTKGEVRHRVVTENLVSHVNPKGPAVLATPWVLSLMEHAAYNAIQPHLDEGEQSVGVGFEFRHLAPTPAGAQVVASAEVTSIEGMMVTLTIEARDEHELIAQGTHVRGVIEMARFHKRLERKQRG, encoded by the coding sequence ATGAAAGAAACGTTGCTGCCCGGCACGAAAGGGGAGGTACGCCATCGCGTTGTTACGGAAAACCTGGTGAGCCACGTCAATCCGAAGGGGCCCGCGGTGCTGGCCACCCCCTGGGTCCTCTCGCTCATGGAACACGCGGCGTACAACGCTATCCAGCCACACCTGGATGAAGGGGAGCAGTCGGTGGGCGTAGGCTTCGAGTTTCGTCACCTCGCCCCGACGCCGGCCGGCGCGCAGGTCGTCGCCTCGGCAGAAGTCACGTCGATCGAAGGCATGATGGTCACGCTCACGATCGAGGCCCGCGACGAGCACGAGTTGATCGCCCAGGGAACCCACGTCCGCGGCGTGATCGAGATGGCTCGTTTCCACAAACGACTCGAGCGGAAACAACGCGGCTAA
- a CDS encoding universal stress protein, which yields MSWAPRKKVVVPIDFSDDSFAALETALELVDDPKKISVINVLAVLEPAEPGVIWATVDEESRARHAEQALRERLAEAKYQGIEFKIEFGDPGHEVANFAQEQGADLIVLSSHGRTGIKRLLIGSVAERIVRLAHCPVLVLRK from the coding sequence ATGAGCTGGGCTCCCCGCAAGAAGGTCGTCGTGCCGATCGACTTTTCCGACGATTCGTTCGCGGCGCTCGAGACGGCGCTCGAGCTGGTCGACGACCCGAAGAAGATCAGCGTGATCAATGTGCTGGCGGTGCTCGAGCCGGCCGAGCCGGGGGTGATCTGGGCCACCGTCGACGAGGAGAGCCGCGCCCGGCATGCCGAGCAGGCGCTGCGCGAGCGTCTGGCGGAGGCGAAATACCAGGGCATCGAATTCAAGATCGAGTTCGGCGACCCGGGGCACGAAGTCGCCAACTTCGCCCAGGAGCAAGGGGCCGATCTGATCGTCCTCAGTTCGCACGGCCGCACGGGAATCAAGCGGCTGCTGATCGGCTCGGTGGCCGAACGCATCGTGCGACTCGCCCACTGCCCCGTGCTCGTGCTGCGGAAGTAG
- a CDS encoding alanine:cation symporter family protein, producing the protein MELGLPDAAPATSGWMEQVDQAFGKWLVAPLEKVLFFDLRWFVPGSETDPKSRLPFVVIWLFVGAIYFTLRMNFINLRGFWHSVRLTRGDYDNHDDAGEVTHFQALASALSGTLGLGNIAGVAIGVGKGGPGAIFWLIVAGLFGMSSKFVECSLGQMYRQVDQDGTISGGPMHYLREGLAELGLRRLGSFLAAVFAVMCIGGAVGGGGAFQVGQSMGAVAAQVSLFDEDHYPWLYGLIMAVLVGIVIIGGIKRIAATAERIVPFMCALYMLGCFYILFVFAPDIPAAFVAIYEGAFHADALYGGFLGVMVVGVQRAAFSNEAGIGSASIAHAAARTKEPISEGIVALLEPFIDTVVVCTLTGLVIVVTGVYRDPALDHLVQGSKGSELTAAAFGRAAGWFPWIVTVSSFLFAYATLICWSYYGERCATTLFGAWASLPYKLLFLVFVVLGSIITATNILVFSDLMILAMGLPNVVGLVLLNRKVRRALDDYWQRYRAGEFEPRH; encoded by the coding sequence TTGGAACTGGGGCTTCCGGATGCCGCCCCCGCCACCAGCGGCTGGATGGAGCAGGTCGACCAGGCCTTTGGAAAGTGGCTCGTGGCGCCGCTCGAAAAGGTCCTCTTCTTCGATTTGCGATGGTTCGTACCGGGTTCGGAGACCGATCCGAAGTCGCGACTCCCCTTTGTCGTGATCTGGCTTTTTGTCGGCGCCATCTATTTCACGCTACGGATGAACTTCATCAATCTGCGTGGGTTCTGGCATTCCGTGCGACTGACCAGAGGGGATTACGACAATCACGATGACGCCGGCGAGGTGACCCACTTTCAGGCCCTCGCTTCCGCACTCTCGGGGACGCTGGGGCTGGGGAATATCGCGGGGGTGGCGATTGGGGTCGGCAAGGGGGGGCCTGGCGCAATCTTCTGGCTGATCGTCGCGGGGCTGTTCGGCATGAGCAGCAAGTTTGTCGAGTGCAGCCTCGGGCAGATGTACCGCCAGGTCGACCAGGATGGCACGATCTCCGGCGGTCCGATGCACTATCTGCGCGAGGGGCTCGCCGAATTGGGATTGCGCCGGTTGGGCAGTTTTCTGGCGGCGGTGTTCGCCGTGATGTGCATTGGCGGGGCGGTCGGTGGGGGCGGGGCTTTCCAGGTGGGGCAATCGATGGGGGCCGTCGCCGCGCAGGTGAGCCTGTTCGACGAAGATCATTACCCCTGGCTCTATGGACTGATCATGGCGGTGCTGGTGGGCATCGTCATCATCGGCGGCATCAAACGCATTGCCGCCACGGCGGAACGCATCGTGCCGTTCATGTGCGCGCTTTACATGCTGGGCTGCTTTTACATTCTGTTCGTGTTCGCGCCCGACATCCCCGCCGCCTTCGTCGCCATCTATGAAGGCGCCTTTCATGCCGACGCCCTGTATGGCGGTTTTTTGGGCGTGATGGTCGTGGGGGTGCAACGGGCCGCCTTCTCGAATGAAGCGGGAATCGGCTCGGCTTCGATCGCCCACGCGGCCGCCCGGACGAAGGAGCCGATTAGCGAAGGCATCGTCGCCCTGCTCGAGCCCTTTATCGATACGGTGGTGGTCTGCACCCTGACGGGACTGGTCATTGTGGTGACCGGCGTGTATCGCGATCCCGCGCTGGATCATCTGGTGCAGGGGAGCAAGGGGTCGGAACTGACGGCGGCGGCTTTTGGAAGAGCGGCCGGCTGGTTTCCTTGGATCGTGACGGTCTCCTCCTTCCTCTTCGCGTACGCCACGCTGATCTGCTGGTCGTACTACGGCGAGCGCTGCGCAACGACGTTGTTTGGAGCGTGGGCTTCCTTGCCTTATAAACTGCTGTTCCTGGTGTTCGTCGTGCTGGGCTCGATCATCACGGCGACGAACATCCTCGTGTTCAGCGATTTGATGATCCTGGCCATGGGGTTGCCGAACGTCGTGGGGCTCGTGCTCTTGAATCGCAAGGTACGCCGCGCGCTCGACGATTACTGGCAACGTTACCGGGCGGGCGAATTCGAACCGCGCCACTAG
- a CDS encoding enoyl-CoA hydratase/isomerase family protein, translating into MSLPHSISLGTIDVELDGSMARVWLNRPQVRNALSRQLVADLGSAIEFVAAHEEIGALVLAGRGEAFCAGADLREIGSLAADEAVQLELEGAAILDRLAALPLITIAALHGYAVGGGFSLSLYCDVRLAAEGTRMGFPPAARHWLPPWGLAQLAGWVGVARAQQIVLAGGMFEVTKAERWGLVDEIVALGDMPTRATEVARELSAARREVISEVRSFFAQLRGTPNAKWDRLAGEGFGRLFASAPAQRAVQEFVARARNKDATE; encoded by the coding sequence ATGAGCCTGCCCCATTCCATTTCGCTTGGTACGATCGACGTCGAGCTCGACGGTTCGATGGCGCGGGTGTGGCTCAACCGACCTCAGGTGCGGAATGCACTCAGCCGACAATTGGTCGCCGACCTGGGCAGCGCCATCGAGTTCGTGGCCGCGCACGAGGAGATCGGCGCCTTGGTGCTCGCTGGCCGGGGCGAGGCCTTCTGTGCCGGGGCCGACCTGCGCGAGATCGGCTCCCTTGCGGCGGACGAGGCCGTGCAGTTGGAACTGGAGGGGGCGGCCATCCTCGACCGGCTTGCCGCACTGCCCCTCATCACGATCGCCGCGCTGCATGGGTACGCTGTCGGGGGCGGGTTTTCCTTGTCGCTCTATTGCGATGTTCGCCTGGCCGCCGAGGGCACGCGAATGGGGTTCCCCCCTGCGGCGCGGCATTGGCTCCCCCCGTGGGGTCTGGCACAATTGGCCGGCTGGGTGGGGGTGGCCCGAGCGCAGCAGATTGTGCTCGCCGGCGGGATGTTCGAGGTGACCAAGGCGGAACGCTGGGGCCTTGTCGACGAGATCGTCGCGCTGGGGGATATGCCAACACGAGCCACCGAGGTCGCACGTGAGCTGAGTGCGGCGCGGCGCGAGGTTATCTCTGAAGTGCGGTCGTTCTTCGCCCAGTTGCGAGGAACGCCGAATGCCAAGTGGGATCGTCTCGCAGGCGAAGGCTTTGGCCGCCTGTTTGCCAGCGCGCCGGCGCAACGGGCCGTGCAGGAGTTTGTTGCCCGAGCAAGAAACAAAGACGCGACTGAGTAA
- a CDS encoding tRNA-dihydrouridine synthase, which yields MPSASTAIADRPTPLALPALRIGPLVIDPPVLQAPMAGFTNYAFRQIVRELGGAGLQATEMICARGFLYLDEHEHELPERLWGVADEARPLAVQMWDNDPATLAAVGAKLAHELHVSVVDINFGCPVKDVTEKAHSGSYLLRYPERMGAIIERVVQACAPTPVTAKIRLGCTRETMNACEVAQVVEQAGAAALTVHGRTAKDYFTGSADWERISEIKSVLRRIPLIGNGDLDTPAKVVTAFQRYRVDGVMIARAALSKPWLFAQVRAALAGKPIPPDLTLAEERALLLRHYGLVVERFGERMGTILMRKFACCYAQGRAGAREFRSKVSRVTRPDEFAAVVEQFFPRSG from the coding sequence ATGCCCTCTGCTTCCACTGCGATTGCCGATCGTCCCACGCCGCTGGCTTTGCCAGCGTTGCGCATCGGTCCGCTGGTGATCGATCCGCCGGTGCTGCAGGCCCCCATGGCGGGCTTTACGAACTATGCCTTTCGCCAGATCGTGCGCGAACTGGGGGGAGCCGGACTGCAAGCGACCGAGATGATCTGTGCCCGTGGGTTCCTCTACCTCGACGAGCACGAGCACGAATTGCCCGAGCGTCTGTGGGGCGTGGCCGACGAAGCGCGGCCGCTGGCCGTGCAGATGTGGGACAACGATCCGGCGACGCTCGCCGCCGTCGGCGCGAAGCTGGCTCACGAATTGCACGTGAGTGTCGTGGATATCAATTTTGGTTGCCCGGTGAAGGACGTCACCGAAAAGGCTCACAGCGGCTCGTACCTGCTGCGTTATCCCGAGCGGATGGGGGCGATCATCGAACGCGTGGTGCAGGCGTGTGCCCCGACCCCCGTCACGGCCAAGATCCGGCTCGGCTGCACGCGCGAGACGATGAATGCCTGCGAGGTGGCGCAGGTGGTCGAGCAGGCCGGGGCCGCCGCCCTGACGGTGCATGGCCGCACGGCGAAGGACTACTTCACCGGCTCGGCCGATTGGGAACGCATCTCCGAAATCAAGAGCGTCCTGCGTCGCATTCCGCTCATCGGCAATGGCGACCTCGACACGCCCGCCAAGGTGGTAACCGCCTTTCAGCGTTATCGCGTCGACGGCGTGATGATCGCCCGCGCGGCGTTGTCCAAGCCGTGGCTCTTCGCGCAGGTGCGCGCGGCGCTCGCGGGCAAACCGATCCCGCCCGATCTGACGCTCGCCGAAGAACGAGCCTTGCTGCTGCGTCACTACGGCCTGGTGGTCGAACGCTTCGGCGAGCGGATGGGAACGATCCTGATGCGCAAGTTCGCCTGCTGCTACGCCCAAGGGAGAGCGGGCGCCCGCGAGTTCCGCTCGAAGGTCTCCCGCGTCACGCGGCCCGACGAATTTGCAGCAGTCGTCGAGCAATTCTTCCCGCGCAGCGGGTAG